Below is a genomic region from Neisseria arctica.
AAGCCCGTTTCACTATTCACCACTAGAGTTGTTAAGGGTGGTAAGTTATTTTCATTACAATAAAAAGCAATATGTCCCAAAGTTCCCCCTAAAACCCCTGTTGCCTGATGTCCAAACATTAAAATAGAAAGGCTTTTATATGTATGTGTTTGTCGATTCATTGCAGCTGAAATCAAAATTTGCCACGCTTGCAATGCTCTCCCAGCTTGAGTCGAATTCGGATTAAATCTTCGTAGCATTTTTACTCCTCTATAAATTAAATACAGATTAAATACTCATAGATTTAAGATCTTAAAGATATGCTCAGATCGTCTGAAAACTATTAATCAAACTGCTTCTGCCCGTTACGCACGAACGGCAGTTTCAAAACGCGCACATCCACTTCTTTTCCTCGCAAAATTACTTTGGCGGTATCACCCGTATCTTTAGGTACGCGGGCAATGGCGATAGATTGTTTCAGACTGGGCGAGAATACGCCGCTGGTGGTAATGCCTTTGCCAAACTCGGTAACGACTTCCATACCTTCGCGCAATACACCGCCTTTTTCCAGCAGCAGGCCAACTTGTTTTACATCCACGCCTTTTTCTTTCAAAGCCACCAATGCGGATTTACCGACGAAATCGCGGGTTTCATCTTTCAGGTCAACCGTCCAACCCATACCTGCTTGTAGCGGACTGGTGTCGTCGTCCATGTCGTGGCCGTAAAGATTCATACCTGCCTCCATACGCAATGTATCGCGTGCGCCCAAGCCGCAAGGCTGTACGCCTGCTGCACGTAAAGCATTGAAAAATGCGGGAGCCTCACTACCGGGCAAAATCACTTCCACGCCGTCTTCTCCCGTATAACCAGTGCGGGCGACAAACCAATCGTTACCCAAATCGGCACCTTGGAATACTTTGAGGTTGTTAACGGTATCTGACCACTCCGGTTTAACCGTCAGCAGTTTTTCAATGGCTTTAGGACCTTGCACGGCCAACATGGCCAAATCGTAACGGGGAGTGATTTCGATACCGAATTCCTCGCCCACTTTGGCAAATTGTGCCAAGTCTTTTTCTCGGGTAGCGGCATTGGATACGATGCGGTAGGCAGTTTCGGCTTCGTTGGCGCGGTACACGATCAAATCATCCATCACACCGCCGTTTTCATTCAGCATGGCAGAATACAGGGCTTTTCCGACAAAACCCAGTTTGGCCACATCATTAGCGAGCAGTTTTTGCAGCCACGCTTTGGCTTGCGCACCACGAATATCGGAAACCAGCATATGTGAAACATCGAACATACCGGCATCTGTGCGCACGGCTTCATGTTCGACAATTTGGGAACCATAGTTTACAGGCAGCTGCCAGCCGGCAAAATCAACCAGCTTGCCGCCTGCCTCTTGGTGGGCAGAATAAAAAGGGGTGGTTTTCAGGGTAGTCATCTCAAGTTTCTCCATGTTTTCAGTTATTCCACAATAGCCATTTGCCTGAGCATAATCGGGCCAAAGGCAAAGACGGCATGCGTCGGATTTTTTGCAGCCGTTCTTTGTGCCTTAATTGGGACGCTCTTACTTCAATAAAGAAAAAACAGCATAGCAGGCCGCCGCGTTTGATTACACGCGCCCCTATCTGTCCTGATACCTGAGATTTTCAGCCGTAAAACGGCTTTCTCCCCTTCGGTGGGCGCAGCCGCGCCACTCTCCAGATTTTTTGTTGACAATATGCAGTCCTTTTACCTGAGCGATTTAAGGGTATCTGCGCCTTCGGTGGCACGCCGACGGGCGCACTCTCTCCTGCATATGCTTTCGGATTATGGCTGTATTTTCGCAATGCCGCAAGGCCTGATTTCCAAAACTTTACAAAATAATTTTACAAAAATTACTTTTAAACTGTTATTACTCAAAATCACAACATGAGGCCGGACAACACCACCCTAATCACACATTATTTTAAAAAATTAATTTTTTTAAACTATTGTATGTTAAATTAAATTGGAATATATTTAAGGACACATACATACTGGCATGTATGCCAAATAGAAGAAAAAAATAAGGAATCGAAAATGGCACAAATCACTTTAGATAAAACCGATCTCAAGATCCTCCAAGTCTTACAGGAAAACGGTCGTCTGACTAATGTCGAACTCTCTGAACGTGTGGCACTCTCTCCCTCCCCCTGCCTACGCCGTCTGAAACAATTGGAAGATGCGGGTATTATCCGTCAATATGCTGCCCTACTTTCTCCGGTTGCCGTACAACTCGGCTTACAGGCTTTTATCCGCGTGTCTATTGATAAAGCCAGCGAGTCGCGCGACCAATTTGCCTCTGCTATACAAACATGGCCCGAGGTACTAAGCTGCTTTGCCCTAACCGGAGAAACCGATTATCTCTTACATGCGTTTTTCACAGATATGAACGCATTCTCTCATTTCGTATTAGAAACACTCTTATCACACCCGGGTGTGCAAGACGCAAAGTCCAGCTTTGTCTTAAAAGAAATCAAAAATACAACTGCTCTGCCCTTGGGGCACTTAAACCAACAAGATTAAAGCCTTATTCTTACCATGTATAACACGACGGTGTGAACCGTCGTGTTTTCTTATTCCTTATAAACCATGACAACCGCTAGATCATTTTATTTTCAGACGGCCTCCAGATTCTCTATAAAATACATACATTAACTTTTAACGTCTTTTTCCACCTTTAATAGCATTCCTTTTTCGATTGCTACAGCTCACGCAATCATTTGGTAATAAATCCTAGCTTTGTTAAAATAACCAGCCCATATTCAAGCACTTCAAACACATTAAGATACCGATGAATGCCGACGACCAAACCATAATCCGACATACCTTAGTTTGGCTTGAAAAAGCCGTAATCGGATTAAATCTCTGCCCATTTGCCAAAGCACCCCATGCCAAAGGCCGTATCCGCATCAGCGTAAGCCACGCCAAGCATTTAGACGGTTTTTTAGAAGATCTTGACCGTGAATTACAATTTCTCGCAGAAACTCCAGCTGAAGAAACCGAAACTACCTTACTGGTACACCCAACTTTATTTACCGACTTTTTGATTTTTAATGATATGCTGGATTTGGCCGATGCAGCCATTACCGATAACGGGCTCGAAGGCATCATACAGATCGCACCGTTTCATCCCCGCTTCCAATTCGAAGGGACTTCTCCCGACGATATCAGCAACTATACCAACCGTTCGCCCTATCCTACCCTTCATCTTATTCGCGAAGACAGCATTGCCAAGGCAACCGAAGCTTTTCCCAATGCTGCGGATATTTTCGAACGCAATATCGCCCTTTTAGAAAATATGGGGCATGAAGGATGGCGTAAACTTGAGATTCCCACTTGTCCGTTACATTCCAAACAAACGGAAACCACATGATACGCTGGCTATTTGCGGGCTGCGGCATAATTGCCCTGACTCTGGGCATTATCGGAATTTTTCTACCCATACTACCCACTACTCCTTTTGTTCTCCTTGCTGCCGGCTGTTGGGCGAAGTCTTCCCCTCACTTTCATCATTGGCTAAGCAGACATCGTTACTTCGGCCCTATCATTAAAAATTGGGAAACCCGTCGGGCCATTCCTAAAAAAGCCAAATATTTGGCCTTCAGCATGATGGCTTTTTCATGTTTGCTGCTATGGGTACGATTTCCTATGCAATGGTGGATAGCAATCGCTACAATGGTTTGCATTTCGGTAGCTTTTTGGATGTGGCGATTACCGGACGCTTAGTCAGTCCCTATCCTTTCAAAAGCACCAAATCAGCTATCCAATTTATTTTTATAAGTTTTTTTAGCCAACCAATTAAATAAAACTGCAAAATTGTCGGCAAAAACGGGCAAGTGCAGTATAATGCGGCCTTTCCCTTTACAATTTCCGGGATAAATTAAAATCAACAAGTTAACTTTTACAGAGGTTAACACATCAATTTCGATTACCCTTAACGGAAAAGGATAGCCGATGCGCCTTCACAACGCTCTTATCCCCATGCTGCTCATGCCGCTGTTTGCACAAGCCGCCTCTTTTGACGGCGCCAGCCTAAGCCTGATTTGGGGTCTGCCCTTTGCCCTCATTTTGCTTTCAATCGCCTTATTTCCATTATTGGCGCCACACTTTTGGCATCATCATTTTGGTAAAGTGACGGCCTTTTGGACCATACTCTTTTTGATTCCGCTTATTATTTTTTATGGCTTCGGTGCCGCCGTGCATACCATTGCACATGCATTGATCGAAGAATATATTCCTTTTATCCTGCTTTTATTGGCACTCTACACCATATCGGGCGGTATTTTAGTTTGGGGTAATTTACACGGCAGCCCTAAAACCAACACTACTATTTTGGCTATCGGAACCGTTTTGGCATCATTAATGGGCACTACAGGAGCTGCCATGCTCTTAATCCGTCCGTTACTGAAAGCCAACGATAACCGCAAACACCGTGTACACGTGGTGGTTTTCTTCATTTTCTTAGTTGCCAATATCGGCGGTGGTCTCACTCCTCTGGGTGACCCACCTCTGTTTTTAGGCTTTTTAAAAGGCGTAGACTTTATGTGGACGGTGCAACACATGCTCCCTCCCGTATTTATCAGCGCCGCCATTTTGCTGCTTGTGTTCTACTTGCTAGACAGCTATCTGTATAAAAAAGAAGATGAAGTCAGCGATACGGATCCGACTCCCGACAGCCCGTTGAAAATCTTCGGCAAATGGAATTTCCTACTGCTTTTGGGCGTAGTTGGTTCGGTACTGATGTCAGGCTTGTGGAAGCCCGACCATCCCGGTTTTGAAATTCTCGGCAGCACCTACCAATTGCAAAACCTAGTACGCGACCTGATTTTACTTGCTCTTGCCGGTATTTCCTTAGCAATTACGCCCAAGCAAGTTCGCGCGGGCAATGAGTTCAACTGGGATCCTATTTTAGAAGTAGGTAAACTCTTCCTTGGTATTTTCATCACCATCGCCCCTGTATTGGCAATCCTTAAAGCCGGCGAGGCCGGTGCGTTCCGCGGCTTGATTTCAATGGTACACGATGCAGACGGCAACCCCGTCAACACCATGTATTTCTGGATGAGCGGCCTACTTTCAGCTTTCTTGGACAACGCTCCTACTTATTTAGTGTTTTTCAATATGGCAGGTGGAGATGCCCAGTCACTAATGACCGGCCCGCTGTTCCATTCATTACTGGCTATTTCTATGGGTTCGGTATTTATGGGGGCTCTAAGCTATATCGGTAACGCACCGAACTTTATGGTGAAATCAATTGCCGAACAGCGCAAAGTCAAAATGCCGAGCTTTTTTGGCTATATGGTTTGGTCCTTCGGCATTCTGGTACCCATATTCATTTTGCACACTTTTATTTTCTTTGTTTTCCAATGGTTCTAAGCAAATAAAAACACCATAGAAAAAAGGCCGTCTGAAAAAATATTCAGACGGCCTTTTCACTTCCTACACAATCACAATCGGCTTAGTATTTTACTTGAGCTTCACTGCCGTGCCACTCACGCTCACCATCATCATCATCGAACCACTTTGGCCGATAACTTCATAATCAATATCCACTCCGACCACGGCATCCGCACCCAGCTTACGGGCATACTCCTCCATCTCCGCAAAAGCAGTTTCACGCGCATTACGCATTTCACGTTCATAAGCACCGGAGCGGCCACCGACAACATCTCTAATAGACCCCAAAATATCTTTGAAAATATTGCTGCCTAAAATAGCTTCTCCGACAACAATATCCAAATATTCGGCAATCTCGCGGCCTTCAATAGTGGGCGTGGTGGTTTTCAACATTACAAATTTCCTTATAAATCACTTAATGTACAATTAAACATGGTTCCAATACTCTCTTTTTCAAGACGTCATAACGTATTTAAAAACCAACTCACCCAATAAAAAGCCGCCTAATTAAGGCGGCACGATGTAAATACCTTTCCTTTACTCAGCCCCACATTTTCCAAAGCATTTGCGCAGCAATAACCAAAAGTAATAGACCAAAAGCCAATTTCAACTTTTCAGACGGCAGCTTATGCGACACCTTCACACCCAACGGAGCAAACAATACCGTGGCCACACTTAAAACTACTACTGCAGGCAAATACCAAAATCCCAAACTGCCGGCCGGCAAACCCGCTACACCCCATCCGGAAATCAAATACCCCAATGCACCGGCTACGGCAATCGGCCAAGCCAAACCAGCAGAAGTGCCCACGGCACGATGTACGGGCACATTACAGTACAACATGAAGGGCACCGACAACGAACCGCCGCCAATCCCTACCCAGCTGGATATCAAGCCAAAGAGCGCCCCTACGCCGCTCAATCCCATACGCTCAGGCAAATGCCGGCTGGGTTTAGGTTTTACATTGGCCAGCGTACGCAAAGCAATCACCACGGTAAATACAACAAAAAAGATTTGTAACGCACGGTTAGAAATAAACTGAGCTAATATCGCACCCAATACCACCCCCGCCACCATGCCCGGAGCCATATTACGCACAATATGCCAATCTACTGCCCCTTTACGGTTTTGTGCCAACACGCTGGAGAAAGTCGTAAACACCATCACAGCAAAAGAAGTACCAACGGCAATATGCTGGGCATGCGATAACCCCTGCAATCCTTGAAGCTGCAACACCCACAACACCACCGGCACAATAATCATACCTCCGCCGATACCCAGCAAGCCTGCAATAAAACCTGCGAAAGCACCTACGGCCAACATGGCTAAAATAATTTCAATGGTCCACATATATTTTCAGGCGGCCCCTCACCGCAACTTAACAGACAACCACTCAGGCCGTCTGAAAAAAGCCGCTCCATCAAAATGAAGCGGCTCTACAAATCCCGTACAAAACCAAAAAAACAGCCGATTAAAATCATTTCAACCAGCTGCCAGCCTTGCACTTATTGGCGCTGCTTCCACCATTTGTAGCCAAACATCACATAGCCCGACAAACTATAGCCCAAGAAAAACAGAAACAGCACTAAAGAAGGCTCCATTGCCACTACCAACAGCAACAACATGGCCAAAATCATCGCTACAAAGGGAACTTTCCGGCGTACATTGATTTCTTTGAAACTCCAAAACGGAATCTGCACCACCATCGACAAACCGGCAAACAATGTAATCAATAAACAGAACCACTTAACGCCGGGCAAACTTTCATAACTATGGTTAACCCATATCAACCCTACCACCAATGCCGCGGCAGTCGGGCTGGGAATACCAATAAACCAACGCTTGTCCACCTTACCGATCAGCGTATTAAATAATGCCAAACGCAAAGCCGCACATGCGCAATAAATAAACGCAACCGAATAGCCGATTTTACCAAACTGCCAAAGTTGCCATTTATAAGCAATCAACGCCGGAGCCAATCCGAAACTTACCATATCAGCCAAACTGTCAAGCTGCTCACCAAACGCACTTTGACTATTGGTCCAACGTGCCACACGACCATCCATCCCGTCAAGCAGCATAGCGATAAACACTGCAACTGCTGCCGTTTCATAATGACCGTGCATAGCTTGAGTAATGGCGAAAAATGCCGAAAACAACGCCGCTATCGTAAAAGCATTTGGTAACAGATAAATGCTGTTTTGCCGAAGCTTGGCGCGGCGGCTGAAATCGGGGGAATTAGAATTTTCCGTTGACATAATCTCCTCAGGCCGTCTGAATCTCCACAGCCGAAACAACCGTGAAGTAAAAAGGATACGAACGGTTGATTATACCGCATATCGACATGATACGCGGCTACTAAAAAGTCTTATTGAATTCAACAAATAAACGATTCTTCTGATAAGTATAAAAAGGATCGTTGCTGTTATTGCGCTGATGAGAAAATGTCAATCTCGGAGTAATACCTCTAAAGTAAACTGCCCGATGCCATATCGAAATAGAAGCCGCCAACTCAGAATCTTGTCGCCTATCATTTTCACTAAAGAAACTTGGTGCTTGATAGCGGCGTTTTGCATACCCCACTTGAGCACGCCCAGACAACCCTGAAGCCCACTCATATCCTAAACCGGCTCGTACCCCATAGCGGTTAAAACTATCACTTTTATCTTCCGGATTACGCTCCTGATAATGATCTCCGCCTAATAGCCAATATTGTTTAGCAGACGGATAATACATCCAAGATATTCCTATCAGATGTGACTTACTATCGGATCTTTCCCGTTGTTGGTTTTTCAAACGACTCATCTCTCCTACCGTGGCTAGCTGGAGATTTGATAACAACCAATGATTCCAATAGCTTCTGATCCCATTGGTGTAACTATAAGCATCATTTCCATACATACGCCGCTCATGAAAAGGTATCACACCCAGATCGTTACGGCTATCTGCCCAGCCTATTCCCGCACCGATACGCATTGTCAAATCATTATAACGGCTATAAGAAGGATAATCCTTACCGGATAAATCTGCAGTAAATTTAAAATAGTAACCGTTACTTAAAGAAAACTTTTTATCTGCACCCGCCTGATAACTTAAAGCCAATGCATCAATAGGCTGATCAAAACGCCACCCACGATAACAATCATCATTCGGATCCTCTGCTTTGGCATCCGCGCATTGATTCTGCTCCAAATATTTACCTAAATATTGCTGTTGCGGAGCCTGATTTATATTACTTTCACGTATCACACTGATACCGGCATATGTCTGCCAAGCATCACGCTCACGCAACGCTTGCCGATAATGTTCAATGCCTTCACGCACAACTTCAGGCAGGCTTTCCGCCTGCAAACGATCAAATTGATCCGCCGCAGCCTCATTTTGCTGATCTTCAAATAAGGCCTGTGCCATTCTGAAGCGCAACATAGGAGCATCAGGTTCTGCTGCAACCAATTCACGATATAGCCCTACTGCTTCATTTGCCCTACCCTCAGACTGAGCCAATACGGCTTGGGCAAATTTTGCCAAACCTTCATTATGCTGCGGCCACATACGGTAAACAGGCAATAACACCTTAATCCCAGGAAAGTTTCCGGATGCAACGGCAGATTGCATAGCTCGCTCCAGTAAAGCAGGATTATTCACTAAATCTGCCTCATTCACTTCAATTACTGGCATATCTTTTGTGACAGCCTCCACATGGCGATACTTGCCTAGTTGAGGCTCAGGTATATTCAGTTTGAGTTCAGGCGTATTCTGGGGAAGCCCCACATCATTTGCCTTCGGAATAGTCTCCGCTATTACAACTCCGCTACTAACAATATAAGTCAGCCCTAAAAACAATACCGATTTGAATATTGACTTATTCAAAAATGATATCCCCCCTTAAAGATAAAAACACACGAAAACAAGAAAAACCGCTTGAAATCAAGCGGTTTTCTAAATCAACCATTATTATTGACGCTTGGCACCATAGCCGCCGATCAGCTGCTGGTCCTTACCGCTCAAACCGTAAGTACCGCCGATCTCCGCAACAGAAGCACCTCCGTAAAACTTACCATTCAATGTACCGCTCAAAGTATTGTCAGCTGTATTGACCGTACCTTTAAATGAGTTTTCATTATTTCCCCATTTGGCAGTTCCCGTTAAGTTATATTTATCTGCAGGTGTGGAAACACGTATACCGTTTTGAGCCTTATGAATTTGGGAATCGCTGGTTGCAAAGCGAATACCTTTTTTCGCAAAGTCCGCTACAGCGGTTACCTTAGAAGTCAGTTGGTGATTGCCTTCTTTATTAACTAAGTAAGCCGTTGAAATACCTTTGTAGGTGGCAGTACCACTGATAGGCATCTCATTGACAGCAGTTTCATCACCCAAACTTTGATAGCCATGAGAAATGCCATTATTCGGATCAAAGTAATGTGCAAAGGTCTGATAAGTCCAACCTGCCGCTGCCGGATCATGAATCACCACCTGAACACCATTTTCAAACTGAATGGCATAAACTCCATCAACTGCTTTATCAAACATTAAACCATTAACATCCTTTTTAATGTAATTGATCTCGTTCAGGATATTGACTACCTGTCCAGCCATATTCTGTCGGCGAGCCATATAGTCTGTATAAATTGGTTCCCATTTATCAATCTCTTGTTGCGCTTTTATCTTTGCTTTCAGATCAGCTTCCTCATCCTCTAAAATCTCGCGCGCAGCTTTTAACTTGTTAAAAATAGGTATGATTTCTTCATCTAAAGAGCTTTTTGCAACAGAATAATATCCCTTTTCCTCACCATATAAAGGGCTGATATTTTCGATGGTTGTCCCTGCAGAACTTGCTTTTGCAACGGCAGAATAAGGTGTTAAATATCCTACAGCTGTATCTGCACTCAGTACTGCACCATCTACAATAAGACGATCATTTGGTTTTAAAATTAGGCTGCGAATTAAACCAATTTGCGTATCGACCAACGCAGGCTTGCCATCCACTTTTCTCAACTGCATATGAGGGTTATGTTGCTGAGCACTATCCGATTTAATAAAGTGAGTATGCAACGGTACAGGTAAATTCAAAGCTGGCAAACTATTATTATCTTCAATACTATCTAAATTAGTATCGGCAGTATTACTGCCTACATTATTATTTTGAGCTAATGATTCTGCCGCTTTAAGCAATTCTAACAATTTGTCTCTACTGGCCTTAGGAACCAGGCTCTTTTGAGCATTACTAAGATTTGTATAGTTATTTAATACGGCTTTCAATGCTTCCGTATGCTCTACAGTTAGATCCTCAGCACTCGGTAAAGCCTCAATTTGATCCATCACTTGACGTACTTCCCGAGCATTTGCAAGCAACTCTGTATTTAAAGATGTCCCACTTGCGCCACTACCTCCACCGCCGCCTCCGCAAGCGGTCAATACGGCTGCACAAATTGCTGTCATGACTATATTTCTGATAGGCGTTTTCGATCCCATAATATCCTCTTTAAATATTAAAAACTCAATACAGAGCAAAAGCTTTTCTAGCTAATCATTACAAAATATAACGTAATTATAGATACTTTATCTTTTTATTCAACAATAAAACATCCGACATATGCATTATGATTGCCAACAAGGAAAATAAAGCCTTACAGGTCGGGCATCTCATGCCGAAATATAAAAAATCTTTTCAGACGGCCTGTCGGCTTATTGCTACAATAGAAAACTATTTTGATTATTTTTAAAGCCGTCTGAAAACAAGACTCCGGATTATACGCATGACTTCAAATTCCTCCTCGAATAAAAGCTGGCTGACTGCCGCGGCTGCCTATACTGACCGCCGTGCAGTAACTTTGTTTTTTCTCGGTTTCTCTGCCGGCATCCCGATTCTGCTGATTTTTTCCAGCCTGTCTCTTTGGCTGAGAGAGGCCGGAGTGGACCGTAGTACGGTAACCATGTTCAGCTGGGCGGCTTTGGCATATTCTTTCAAGTTTGTGTGGGCTCCGCTGATTGATTCTTTACCGCTACCGCTTCTGACCAAATTATTAGGGCGGCGTCGCGGTTGGCTGCTGGCTTCTCAGTGTGCGATTGTCGCAGCGATTTGCTGTATGGCTTTGGTAAACCCTGTCAATGAAACGGCACTAATTTATATGGCTGCTGCTGCCGTATTGCTCGGCTTTTCATCTGCTACCCAAGATATTGTGATTGACGCTTACCGTATCGAAGCCTCGGCAGACAATGTCGCCATGCAGTCGGTAACGGCGGCTACTTATAATGCGGGTTACCGCCTCGGCATGGTTGTCGCCGGCGCAGGAGCTTTATTTTTAGCGGCAAAATTAGGCTCTCACGAAAAAGCTTATGTTTATGAAGCTTGGCAGCAAACTTATTTCATTATGGCAGCCGTGATGGGGGTGGGTATTTTCACTACATTGCTCACACGGGAGCCGGAAAGTTCGCAAAAGATTACACCTGCCCGCCCTGCGGGCGAGAATCTACGCTTGATGCTATTGTTTACCGTATCGATTGCTGCTTTTGTGGCCGTATTTTCTACAATCGGCAGTGTATTACCTTCTTCAGACGGCATTTTCACCAGTTTTTTGCTTGAAGCGGTACGCCTATTATTATCTACGGCTGCGGCAGTAGCGGTGGGAACAGCCATTGTGAAAAGCGGTTTGGTTCCGAAGTCGCTGGCGGTTGCAACTTGGATAGAACCTGTGGCCGACTTTTTCCGCCGCTATGGTTCTTCGGCATTATGGTTGCTGGCCTTAATCGGGATATACCGTATTTCGGATATTGTGGCCGGCGTGATTTCCAATGTGTTTTATCAAGACATGGGATTTAGCAAAGAAGAAATCGCTGCTGCGGTAAAAACATTCGGTGTATTGATGGCTATCGGCGGCGGCTTTTTGGGTGGTTTGCTCTCACAAAAATTTTCATTAATGAAAATGATGATGCTGGGAGCCATATTGGCTGCTGCAACTAATCTGTTGTTTATTGCATTGGCCTATCGCGGACATGATGTCGCCTTTATGTATCTGGCCGTCGGTTTCGATAACTTAGCGGCTGGCTTGGCCGGTGCGGTTTTTATCGCTTTTTTGTCTGCCCTTACCAATATCCGCTTTACCGCCGTGCAATATGCCATTTTCAGCTCTTTAATGACATTACTGCCCAAAACACTAGGCGGATATTCGGGCGCAATGGTTGATAAAATAGGCTATCCGGGCTTTTTTATGTTTACGGCTCTAATCGGTCTGCCGGTATTGCTGTTGGTTTATGTGGTA
It encodes:
- the gcvT gene encoding glycine cleavage system aminomethyltransferase GcvT, with protein sequence MTTLKTTPFYSAHQEAGGKLVDFAGWQLPVNYGSQIVEHEAVRTDAGMFDVSHMLVSDIRGAQAKAWLQKLLANDVAKLGFVGKALYSAMLNENGGVMDDLIVYRANEAETAYRIVSNAATREKDLAQFAKVGEEFGIEITPRYDLAMLAVQGPKAIEKLLTVKPEWSDTVNNLKVFQGADLGNDWFVARTGYTGEDGVEVILPGSEAPAFFNALRAAGVQPCGLGARDTLRMEAGMNLYGHDMDDDTSPLQAGMGWTVDLKDETRDFVGKSALVALKEKGVDVKQVGLLLEKGGVLREGMEVVTEFGKGITTSGVFSPSLKQSIAIARVPKDTGDTAKVILRGKEVDVRVLKLPFVRNGQKQFD
- a CDS encoding Lrp/AsnC family transcriptional regulator, with the protein product MAQITLDKTDLKILQVLQENGRLTNVELSERVALSPSPCLRRLKQLEDAGIIRQYAALLSPVAVQLGLQAFIRVSIDKASESRDQFASAIQTWPEVLSCFALTGETDYLLHAFFTDMNAFSHFVLETLLSHPGVQDAKSSFVLKEIKNTTALPLGHLNQQD
- a CDS encoding DUF1415 domain-containing protein, with protein sequence MNADDQTIIRHTLVWLEKAVIGLNLCPFAKAPHAKGRIRISVSHAKHLDGFLEDLDRELQFLAETPAEETETTLLVHPTLFTDFLIFNDMLDLADAAITDNGLEGIIQIAPFHPRFQFEGTSPDDISNYTNRSPYPTLHLIREDSIAKATEAFPNAADIFERNIALLENMGHEGWRKLEIPTCPLHSKQTETT
- a CDS encoding YbaN family protein — protein: MIRWLFAGCGIIALTLGIIGIFLPILPTTPFVLLAAGCWAKSSPHFHHWLSRHRYFGPIIKNWETRRAIPKKAKYLAFSMMAFSCLLLWVRFPMQWWIAIATMVCISVAFWMWRLPDA
- a CDS encoding sodium:proton antiporter, which codes for MRLHNALIPMLLMPLFAQAASFDGASLSLIWGLPFALILLSIALFPLLAPHFWHHHFGKVTAFWTILFLIPLIIFYGFGAAVHTIAHALIEEYIPFILLLLALYTISGGILVWGNLHGSPKTNTTILAIGTVLASLMGTTGAAMLLIRPLLKANDNRKHRVHVVVFFIFLVANIGGGLTPLGDPPLFLGFLKGVDFMWTVQHMLPPVFISAAILLLVFYLLDSYLYKKEDEVSDTDPTPDSPLKIFGKWNFLLLLGVVGSVLMSGLWKPDHPGFEILGSTYQLQNLVRDLILLALAGISLAITPKQVRAGNEFNWDPILEVGKLFLGIFITIAPVLAILKAGEAGAFRGLISMVHDADGNPVNTMYFWMSGLLSAFLDNAPTYLVFFNMAGGDAQSLMTGPLFHSLLAISMGSVFMGALSYIGNAPNFMVKSIAEQRKVKMPSFFGYMVWSFGILVPIFILHTFIFFVFQWF
- a CDS encoding heavy metal-binding domain-containing protein, whose translation is MLKTTTPTIEGREIAEYLDIVVGEAILGSNIFKDILGSIRDVVGGRSGAYEREMRNARETAFAEMEEYARKLGADAVVGVDIDYEVIGQSGSMMMMVSVSGTAVKLK
- a CDS encoding sulfite exporter TauE/SafE family protein; amino-acid sequence: MWTIEIILAMLAVGAFAGFIAGLLGIGGGMIIVPVVLWVLQLQGLQGLSHAQHIAVGTSFAVMVFTTFSSVLAQNRKGAVDWHIVRNMAPGMVAGVVLGAILAQFISNRALQIFFVVFTVVIALRTLANVKPKPSRHLPERMGLSGVGALFGLISSWVGIGGGSLSVPFMLYCNVPVHRAVGTSAGLAWPIAVAGALGYLISGWGVAGLPAGSLGFWYLPAVVVLSVATVLFAPLGVKVSHKLPSEKLKLAFGLLLLVIAAQMLWKMWG
- the pssA gene encoding CDP-diacylglycerol--serine O-phosphatidyltransferase; translation: MSTENSNSPDFSRRAKLRQNSIYLLPNAFTIAALFSAFFAITQAMHGHYETAAVAVFIAMLLDGMDGRVARWTNSQSAFGEQLDSLADMVSFGLAPALIAYKWQLWQFGKIGYSVAFIYCACAALRLALFNTLIGKVDKRWFIGIPSPTAAALVVGLIWVNHSYESLPGVKWFCLLITLFAGLSMVVQIPFWSFKEINVRRKVPFVAMILAMLLLLVVAMEPSLVLFLFFLGYSLSGYVMFGYKWWKQRQ
- a CDS encoding surface lipoprotein assembly modifier; protein product: MNKSIFKSVLFLGLTYIVSSGVVIAETIPKANDVGLPQNTPELKLNIPEPQLGKYRHVEAVTKDMPVIEVNEADLVNNPALLERAMQSAVASGNFPGIKVLLPVYRMWPQHNEGLAKFAQAVLAQSEGRANEAVGLYRELVAAEPDAPMLRFRMAQALFEDQQNEAAADQFDRLQAESLPEVVREGIEHYRQALRERDAWQTYAGISVIRESNINQAPQQQYLGKYLEQNQCADAKAEDPNDDCYRGWRFDQPIDALALSYQAGADKKFSLSNGYYFKFTADLSGKDYPSYSRYNDLTMRIGAGIGWADSRNDLGVIPFHERRMYGNDAYSYTNGIRSYWNHWLLSNLQLATVGEMSRLKNQQRERSDSKSHLIGISWMYYPSAKQYWLLGGDHYQERNPEDKSDSFNRYGVRAGLGYEWASGLSGRAQVGYAKRRYQAPSFFSENDRRQDSELAASISIWHRAVYFRGITPRLTFSHQRNNSNDPFYTYQKNRLFVEFNKTF